The stretch of DNA TATTGTGGTGATAGGGAGAGTTCAATCCTGTCTTCCTCAGCAACCATGCAGCTGTATATGGTTCTCCTGTCCACGCATATGTTCCTGCAAGATTTGATAAAATGGATGCAGATAATATCTGCTCTGAGCTTTCCTGAGATACCAATGCCCTTAGAAGGACCTTCACTGCTTCTACTCTGAACAAGCTTTTATCACATGGGTTCTGCATGATATTATTTTGGTTTGTTAGTCATTTATTGGTCCTCATATTTTACAATAACTTAGTCTAATTCATGTGGCcattgtcaaaaaaattttcgtGAACACAAACATTTAAGAAAATTGAATTGACATGACTACAGGGCAAAAAGTTTCTACGGCTTTGTGCCAAAAATGTATCATTTAGTGATCAAATGAACAAACTTTTAACATGTGATTCATATGATATCTTCTTTTGatgaatatttttgtttcttctattaGCTAATCAATAAGCCGACTCCACCTAGTGGGATAAGACTTTGTTGTTGCTGTTTGTATTAGTTAATCAATAACACCATGTATACTGAgttaaagaaaatgaaatgaaatatcCCAGTATACTGATTTGTATCAAATCAATCTTTCATCCTAGGGAGCTTCATTATTGAAAAGTGAGGATAAAAATTTTCCGAATTTCATAGTTTACCAATGTTTCTAACTGAAGTAGTATGTTTGCTGCAAAAAGCTGGTGATCAGGTTGTAATTGATGAGTACAAATCCTTAGTATCTGCATAACATTGATGCCTCCTTCTTTCTGTATACGCTGCAACAGATTAATGGCTGATGATCTGGAAACCAAATGTGAAGATTAATGACACAAAGCTTCCTTGAACAAGGACAGTACAAGTACAACAAATTCTAGTCAATTATCTTAAAATAGAATGTAAATTAAGGGATGTTTGCATAGTTATACCGCGGTATGCAAAGGATTTCATGGAAAAATTCAAGTGCCATGCATTTGGCGCGGGTATTTTCCGTCTGCAGAAGATGGATAAAAGGAGCAAGAGGAGTGTATTGTGATACATACTGTCTACATTGTGCATCAAACTGCATGCATTTTATAAGAATGGTGGTTAAAGAGAAAAACTCTTCTAGATTATCATTCCTAGCAACTTCTAGAAGTCCACTGAGAACATGAGGGGAACTGATCGCAGCCAAATGCATGTTATTTGTTGCATAGTCGAACGAAGTCACTAGTTCTTCAATGATCATCAATGATGCTGCATGAGGCGTCAGAAGAAGGGGCTCTGGCTTATTCTTGTAACTATGTGAGGTGCATACAATCTCAACAAGTATTGGTAGAAGTTCCAATGTTTTTATGTCTATAGGTGATGGATTTATCAAATAGATGAGAATTGCAGCCTCATGAACATTTTGTTTTAGAGCACTAGCAAGATCACACAACTTTAAACCTTTCTTCTTGATGTCTTCTATGACTGATTTGTTTCTTGAAATTATTGTAGTGAGAATAGACACAGAAGCTctaatttctctttcctctttggATGTTGAGATAGCTACTAGCAGTTCATCCAAGATGGCATCCCTCAAGGAAGCATAACTAGCGCCTGATGAATCGGTCAAATACTCATAGATAGATGCAATGTCAACCGTATATTCTTGTCCACACTTTCCTAATGCTTCTGAATAATGCAGTTCTGAGATTCTTTGAATCACTCCTGAAAGATCCTGTAGGGAATATCTTCGTGATTTTGTTTTAGAACTTTCTTCATGATCTTTCTGGCTGAGCCAATGTTTGGAAGGAGATTTAGATGTTACATTGTCAAAGAGATGGAATTTTAGTGGCTGCAATGCTTCCTCAATTATTCCATCATCTACATGGAAATTTGAGATGGATAAAGTAGAATCTTCCCTGGCTCTGTTGAATATGGTCGAATCAAAATTAACCACACTTCTTTCATTCAGCTGTTCTTGCCCGGAATATTTCACAGCATGATCCAAGGCATAGGATTGATGTAGCTTCCTAGAAAGATAAAATTCCAGAAGACAATTATGAATTATAGAACTGAACTGCCTCTAATAGgcttattttttataacaatggGTCATTTAagcttttggtctgtgcaaaaTTAGTGATATATGGTTTTGGTCCCTGTAAAATTTTGTGGTTATGGTGCAAAAATTTTCGTTtagtaaataaaattgggttccATAAAGATTAAACTGAAAATGGATGCTTATGCTTTGAACCATAAATGTGAAGTTGATTTGTATGTACGATAACAATACTGACTAATTTCGCttatttctagaattttttgGATCAAAATCTCACAAATCTTATGgggacaaaaacaataaatttccCATTCTAcaaatactaaaaatttatatacatacaaTGAAagacaaacaaacaaaatgtGGATACTACAATTACACACTAACTATTGAAATAAAGTTGGAGGCAAACAAACAAAATGTGAATGTTACAATTATGAACTGTAATAATGAGATACCTATACTACTACTAGGCACTGATATAAAGTTAGagacaaacaaacaaaacttgGATGTTAAGACTTCATTAGTGGCCAAACCTGTCATAAGTTTCTCTCTGTAGATCATTTGCTTTTGTTATTTTGGCTCTTATGTGAAATTTTCTGTCTTCCATATTATGCATCACATCTTGGGGACCAAGTGGATGAACTTTATCATACTGCATTATATTCATGATATATCACAAACATAAGGGGAAATAAATGTGCAAAACAGAGAAGTTTTTGATGCACCTATGATTTGACATTCTAAGTAAACTATTGCATAAtgtaaaatttggaattttttttctcttttttaaacCCCTTTTACTGGGAGAAAAAGCAGATTTTTTTTCacatattttgataaaattttaaacttagtCTTAGAAAAACCAACTCACTTTCTTCAATTATATACAAGATTTtaattgcaaatttttttccCAAATTGAAACACATAACCTTATGTGCTAGTATTAGAAATCAGAGAAAGACTTACCATATTGCAGGTTTTCAATCTTGGTTCATGTTGAAATGAATTAGGAGAAACACAGCTGGTATTTGGTGCGTCCCTGAGCATGGCAATGAGTTATTTTCAGATGACAAAGTAAACATTTCAAACTCCAATGTGTTATTTTTGGCTTCAAAAGGCAGTCTCTTATTTAACTTTAATCATCACCTTAAAGAATAATAACTACGATTATGTTCATGTTTGTTAGCACTGAGCACTGTTGATGAAATGTGCAACATATTTCAACCtattagtcattaaaattacttgaaatcttctttttatctcttCAAACATCACAATCTGTATCTGGATTATTGGTgttaaaaacatgattagggGAAATTTAGTTActcaaaactaaaaatataacctttttatgttcttgagtcAGAAAATAGCATCATTGTTGAGGCAAAGTAGTTTTGAAAAGCAACAAGTATGAATAATAACTCTTACACATATTGTGGTGATTGGTGTTTGGTGCTGCAATAACTTCTCCACCATGGATTCTCTCCATAAAGCATAACCTGATAATACACCAAACCTTCCTTATAACTTCTTGCAATATCCCTAATTGCTTCATTCACTTCATCCTCAGAACTAGAACTCATGCTTCCACTGTTGTTCTTCACATTCTGCTTCTTCCTTCTCAGCAACATGATGGTTTCTTGAGGGAAAAGGCTCTGAGAGAGTTCAGTTGCAAATTCATTGCAAACAATCCTTGGTGACACCAACACAGCTTGAAGAAAATGCAGTGCAGATTGCCACTCATCACCCTGCAGGTTCCTAACAACTGAGAGGTAAAAATAGGAGCAGCACACCAAGTAACGGTTTGAAACCGTGGCGGTTACTTCTTCCTCATCAAGCATTGCTGGTACCTGAAGCATTTGTTCTGAGTTCATGAGCCTGAAGGACTTTTCCTCTGGCTTCTGAGCTTGAATTGCAGCTTCAATGCTGTCAATTCCCCAGTACAAATTTGATAGCACTGATTGCTCAGAGAATTCAAAGAACTCTTGCTTTTGAATCCTTAGTTTTGAGGTGCATTTCAGCTTTAGAGCATTCCTTGTTCTCTCATTTGACAAGGTTTCATGAATGTATCTGTTGATTGAAACAAGAACCCAAATGTACTTGAGGTCTATCATCTTCTCATAGTAATCAACAAGATCAAAGGGTGGAGAACTGGGACAGCCTTGTCAATTCTGATGCTTTTTTGGTTCTTTGAGtggtgaagatgatgatgaaacTGGACCTATGCAAGCTTCTCTAAACTATATAGTATTAGCGATTAATTTccctttttatttaatatttaaatatcatattCACACATATTCTGTCCTTTTAGGTTTTGGTATAATCAAAGCTGAGTTTAGCTTTGATTCactgaataatataaaaaatgagaaattattccaattaatttttgaatattttaattttttaggttttaaaatatataaaataattattaatgtttACCTCTCCTAGATAATTCagtcttcttttaatttgatttatttaattgaagtgattattttagaatttttaaaaatctttaaaaattattttaaaattttttaaacttttaaaaaattattttatactatattctttaaatcaaatttgaacaAGAATTATATTGTCTAAGGGAGATAAATGTTAAAGACAATTTTAGATACAGTGAAAACTCAGGTATAGtggacttcacgtgaagttaatagatgagagccgttagataaaaatttagtcaaatagtcaaatcatctaacgactctcaattatcaacttcacgtgaagtcgactatACTtaaattttcactaaaatattttaaaatttaggacTAAAAATATTCGATTTTAAAACCTATTTCAAAATTTACTAACGTAATAGTACGCTAAAATTCTTTTATACTAACAATACatacaaattaaattcaattatctTTAATATCTTCATTCTTAATTTCTTATTGTTTGTTAATAGGATGCGTTTAGTAAGTTTTACGTAAGAAATTGTACAAACATACATAAAtcagatataaaaaaaattgtgtctttttttatattcttgttattttttattttcgtaTCTAAATATTATAATGTACCTAATGCATGCATAATTTTAATTCAGTAACtttcataaataattaaattttagtgtTTGTTTGGGTgtcattattttgataaaaaaaaaatttataatttttttaataattttctagcgtgtttgacaaatttttaatggtaaaagtaaaacactagaaaaataaaaaataacatcttttttagaagttataatttacatctttttttaaaagatcttttttcttaaaaaaaagatttttttacataataaatatataaaaaatacttttatattgttatatcaaaacataattaatagataaaaagatttttttgcatgagatatctaaacataaaattatttttacttttttataaaatcttttaaaaaaaaactaaaaaaaaaatctttttttaaaaaaattcatccaAACAAACCTTTACTTTTAGACAGAAatattttacttatttctgAAACTATCTTCTTTCTTAAACGTATTTATATCTCCTAATATATCTGTATATTTACCTTAAATTAAATACCAAATCAAGCCTTAAACCTATAGTATGATAAACACTTAAGAACCATTTTTAAAAGGTTGAAATAGCAAGAGTGTATTATTTTCTGTCCCGTGACTATTCCAGCAAGATTCCAAATATTTATTGGCACCGTTTGATCTTCCATTGCTTTCAGACAAAAAATAGAccgtttcctttttcttcttttctgttgAGAGGGAAAAAGGTTGAAAACAAGCATTAACATTTTTAGTGCTCAACTTCACGTGTACCTTATCACAATGCCTTTgcttttttctctctttactttttctttcttccatttGCATAATGGGATAACTGCTCATTCATCGTTTCTATTGGAAAGTGTTGCACTgcatttttagaaaaaaaaaaacactagaTTCTCTTATAAAAAACTATATTATCTTATGAAAATCAAAtgtaaatatcaataaaaatattatatgcagTTATGCACATCAAAAATTAGTTactgtatatttatatataaaatttaatttttgatgcaaaCTAATTTTACACGCGCATTTAATTGCGTAACATCAtatcagtaaaaataattatcttttatattaattatattggtCATCCAAAAAATAGATGTGATTGTATAACAGTATAAAATACTTTATACAattaatgtatcaaaattaaacatatatataattatatattttgtttaactaatttttaatgtatattctatattaaaatttatttcttataCATATGACTGatttaatagtatttttaatttatacatGACATAGTCCAAGTCGAATTGACAATTACATGCGTTTTATTAGGAAGCAAGGGAGAAAAAAAATCTGTGTGAAGATCTTAAGGACACCGAGGAGCAACTTTCTTACAAATTTTAATGTTGATTTTGGTTTGTGGGTCATGCATCTTAAAACAAAGCCTATGTAATGTTGAAGTTAGATTCATTTATAGTGTTTAATAGTTGATAATGGGgtcatgacaaaaaaaaaattagttgataATAGGATTGAGTAAATAGCGACATCTATCTTTAACTATCGGATACACAATTCAGTAATTAATAATCACTTGAATGTGATCAAATAATTCACTCTCTCTTAGTTAACGTTTAGAAGAGAGATAAATTCAGACATTAAGACTGAAagacagaaattaaaataaattttaatattatatttagtataaaataaaaaataaaaattgaaataaaaataaaattttaatttaatttgtataaaaaataaaattaaaattaattaattaaaataaagatattttaa from Arachis duranensis cultivar V14167 chromosome 4, aradu.V14167.gnm2.J7QH, whole genome shotgun sequence encodes:
- the LOC107483592 gene encoding putative E3 ubiquitin-protein ligase LIN-1 isoform X1, translating into MIDLKYIWVLVSINRYIHETLSNERTRNALKLKCTSKLRIQKQEFFEFSEQSVLSNLYWGIDSIEAAIQAQKPEEKSFRLMNSEQMLQVPAMLDEEEVTATVSNRYLVCCSYFYLSVVRNLQGDEWQSALHFLQAVLVSPRIVCNEFATELSQSLFPQETIMLLRRKKQNVKNNSGSMSSSSEDEVNEAIRDIARSYKEGLVYYQVMLYGENPWWRSYCSTKHQSPQYVDAPNTSCVSPNSFQHEPRLKTCNMYDKVHPLGPQDVMHNMEDRKFHIRAKITKANDLQRETYDRKLHQSYALDHAVKYSGQEQLNERSVVNFDSTIFNRAREDSTLSISNFHVDDGIIEEALQPLKFHLFDNVTSKSPSKHWLSQKDHEESSKTKSRRYSLQDLSGVIQRISELHYSEALGKCGQEYTVDIASIYEYLTDSSGASYASLRDAILDELLVAISTSKEEREIRASVSILTTIISRNKSVIEDIKKKGLKLCDLASALKQNVHEAAILIYLINPSPIDIKTLELLPILVEIVCTSHSYKNKPEPLLLTPHAASLMIIEELVTSFDYATNNMHLAAISSPHVLSGLLEVARNDNLEEFFSLTTILIKCMQFDAQCRQYVSQYTPLAPFIHLLQTENTRAKCMALEFFHEILCIPRSSAINLLQRIQKEGGINVMQILRICTHQLQPDHQLFAANILLQLETLNPCDKSLFRVEAVKVLLRALVSQESSEQILSASILSNLAGTYAWTGEPYTAAWLLRKTGLNSPYHHNMIRNFNWLDQSLQDTGTDLWCSKIAKSMLSVGDSIFHALESGLRSKMKMVSRDCLVAISWLGCQISKSSDSLRYSASEIILSGIEQFLHPGMELEERLLACLCIYNYATGKGKQKLIHFSEGVKESLRRLSNVTWMAEELHKVADFLLPNISRISCVHTQILETSRNFNVAVCSLIYYKGLLFSGYSDGSIKVWDIRGHSASLVWDIKEHKKSVTCFSLSEPSDSLLSGSADGTIRVWRMVQRKLECVEVIVFKEPIHQLHASGETIFAITESQGIKIANDSRAIRNIFKGKHVKCMTLTRGKLYIGCTDSSIQEYSTTYNREQEIKPPTRSWIKQSKPIHSIVAYRDWLYSASKHVEGTTFKEWKKKIGKPKISIHSDKGDSMMAMEVVEDFIYLISSSSANSIQIWLRGTPKKLGRISAGSKITSLLAANDIILCGTEMGQIKGWIPL
- the LOC107483592 gene encoding putative E3 ubiquitin-protein ligase LIN-1 isoform X2; protein product: MIDLKYIWVLVSINRYIHETLSNERTRNALKLKCTSKLRIQKQEFFEFSEQSVLSNLYWGIDSIEAAIQAQKPEEKSFRLMNSEQMLQVPAMLDEEEVTATVSNRYLVCCSYFYLSVVRNLQGDEWQSALHFLQAVLVSPRIVCNEFATELSQSLFPQETIMLLRRKKQNVKNNSGSMSSSSEDEVNEAIRDIARSYKEGLVYYQVMLYGENPWWRSYCSTKHQSPQYVDAPNTSCVSPNSFQHEPRLKTCNMYDKVHPLGPQDVMHNMEDRKFHIRAKITKANDLQRETYDRKLHQSYALDHAVKYSGQEQLNERSVVNFDSTIFNRAREDSTLSISNFHVDDGIIEEALQPLKFHLFDNVTSKSPSKHWLSQKDHEESSKTKSRRYSLQDLSGVIQRISELHYSEALGKCGQEYTVDIASIYEYLTDSSGASYASLRDAILDELLVAISTSKEEREIRASVSILTTIISRNKSVIEDIKKKGLKLCDLASALKQNVHEAAILIYLINPSPIDIKTLELLPILVEIVCTSHSYKNKPEPLLLTPHAASLMIIEELVTSFDYATNNMHLAAISSPHVLSGLLEVARNDNLEEFFSLTTILIKCMQFDAQCRQYVSQYTPLAPFIHLLQTENTRAKCMALEFFHEILCIPRSSAINLLQRIQKEGGINVMQILRICTHQLQPDHQLFAANILLQLETLNPCDKSLFRVEAVKVLLRALVSQESSEQILSASILSNLAGTYAWTGEPYTAAWLLRKTGLNSPYHHNMIRNFNWLDQSLQDTGTDLWCSKIAKSMLSVGDSIFHALESGLRSKMKMVSRDCLVAISWLGCQISKSSDSLRYSASEIILSGIEQFLHPGMELEERLLACLCIYNYATGKQKLIHFSEGVKESLRRLSNVTWMAEELHKVADFLLPNISRISCVHTQILETSRNFNVAVCSLIYYKGLLFSGYSDGSIKVWDIRGHSASLVWDIKEHKKSVTCFSLSEPSDSLLSGSADGTIRVWRMVQRKLECVEVIVFKEPIHQLHASGETIFAITESQGIKIANDSRAIRNIFKGKHVKCMTLTRGKLYIGCTDSSIQEYSTTYNREQEIKPPTRSWIKQSKPIHSIVAYRDWLYSASKHVEGTTFKEWKKKIGKPKISIHSDKGDSMMAMEVVEDFIYLISSSSANSIQIWLRGTPKKLGRISAGSKITSLLAANDIILCGTEMGQIKGWIPL